In Vicia villosa cultivar HV-30 ecotype Madison, WI unplaced genomic scaffold, Vvil1.0 ctg.000881F_1_1, whole genome shotgun sequence, one DNA window encodes the following:
- the LOC131631901 gene encoding subtilisin inhibitor-like codes for MAEEKPQGTIPPLKQPSAAKTSWPELVGVTADEAEKKIKEEMPEAEIEVLPADSDVSFDYIFQRVRIFVDESNKVIETPTIG; via the exons ATGGCAGAAGAAAAACCACAAGGAACTATTCCTCCCCTGAAACAGCCGA gTGCTGCAAAAACAAGTTGGCCTGAACTAGTTGGTGTGACAGCAGATGAAGCTGAGAAGAAGATTAAGGAAGAGATGCCTGAGGCTGAAATTGAAGTGTTGCCTGCTGATAGTGATGTTTCTTTTGATTACATATTTCAGAGAGTTCGAATATTTGTGGATGAATCTAATAAAGTCATTGAGACTCCAACCATTGGCTAA